Proteins from a genomic interval of Bifidobacterium longum subsp. infantis ATCC 15697 = JCM 1222 = DSM 20088:
- the hisH gene encoding imidazole glycerol phosphate synthase subunit HisH, with protein MTTAVVFDYGFGNVRSMVRALANLGVDTTLTSDYRQALEADGLVVPGVGAFAACMEGLKKVDGDRVIYDRIRAGRPVLGVCVGEQIMFEHGLEHGVHAAGIGLIGGSVNLLDADVVPHMGWDTIEAAPDSVLLNGVENERFYFVHSYAAMEVKPVDTSRFDIDLSGAPERVSWCSYGRSRFVAAYEHGPLSATQFHPEKSGDAGAQLLKNWIATL; from the coding sequence ATGACCACAGCGGTTGTTTTCGATTACGGTTTCGGCAATGTACGTTCCATGGTGCGTGCGCTCGCCAATCTTGGCGTCGACACCACTCTCACCTCCGATTATCGTCAGGCGCTGGAGGCCGACGGTCTGGTCGTGCCGGGCGTGGGCGCGTTCGCCGCATGTATGGAGGGTCTGAAGAAGGTCGACGGCGACCGTGTGATCTATGATCGCATCCGCGCCGGCCGTCCGGTGCTTGGCGTGTGCGTGGGCGAGCAGATCATGTTCGAACACGGTCTGGAGCACGGGGTCCATGCCGCGGGCATCGGGCTGATCGGCGGTTCGGTGAACCTGCTGGACGCCGACGTGGTGCCTCACATGGGATGGGACACGATCGAGGCCGCCCCCGATTCGGTGCTGCTCAACGGCGTGGAGAACGAACGGTTCTACTTCGTGCACTCCTACGCCGCGATGGAAGTGAAGCCGGTGGATACGTCTCGTTTCGACATTGATCTGAGCGGTGCGCCCGAACGCGTGAGCTGGTGCTCGTACGGCCGGTCGCGTTTCGTGGCCGCCTATGAACACGGCCCGCTGTCCGCCACGCAATTCCACCCGGAAAAGTCCGGAGACGCCGGTGCCCAGCTCCTCAAGAACTGGATCGCCACACTGTAA
- the priA gene encoding bifunctional 1-(5-phosphoribosyl)-5-((5-phosphoribosylamino)methylideneamino)imidazole-4-carboxamide isomerase/phosphoribosylanthranilate isomerase PriA: MSLTLLPAVDVRDGKAVRLRQGESGSETDYGSPFEAARTWVEAGAEWIHLVDLDAAFGTGNNRDQLREIVHELGDRVNIELSGGVRDDASLDAALEAGAARVNIGTAALENPDWTASVIKKYGDRVAVGLDVRGHTLAARGWTREGGDLFETMKFLDSVGCSRYVVTDVAKDGMMSGPNIQLLREVAERTDAKVTASGGISKLDDLRAIKELAEIGVDSAILGKSLYARAFTLQEALAVAK; this comes from the coding sequence ATGTCGTTGACTCTGCTGCCCGCCGTCGATGTACGCGATGGCAAGGCCGTGCGCCTACGCCAGGGTGAATCCGGTTCCGAAACCGATTACGGTTCGCCGTTCGAGGCCGCCCGTACTTGGGTTGAGGCCGGTGCCGAATGGATTCACCTGGTCGACCTTGATGCCGCTTTTGGTACGGGCAACAATCGCGATCAGCTGCGAGAAATCGTTCACGAGCTTGGTGACCGCGTGAACATCGAACTGTCCGGCGGCGTGCGCGATGACGCTTCGTTGGACGCGGCCCTTGAGGCCGGTGCCGCCCGAGTGAACATCGGCACCGCCGCTTTGGAGAATCCGGATTGGACCGCTTCGGTCATCAAGAAGTACGGCGACCGCGTGGCTGTTGGTCTGGATGTGCGCGGTCACACACTGGCGGCGCGCGGCTGGACACGCGAAGGCGGTGACCTGTTTGAGACCATGAAGTTCCTTGACTCCGTGGGCTGCTCGCGTTATGTGGTCACCGACGTGGCCAAGGACGGCATGATGTCCGGCCCGAACATCCAACTGCTGCGTGAAGTCGCCGAACGCACCGACGCCAAGGTCACGGCTTCCGGTGGTATCTCCAAGCTGGACGATTTGCGCGCCATCAAGGAACTGGCTGAAATTGGTGTTGATTCTGCCATCCTCGGCAAGTCCCTCTATGCACGTGCGTTCACGCTCCAGGAAGCGCTCGCAGTCGCGAAGTAG
- the glnA gene encoding type I glutamate--ammonia ligase, whose amino-acid sequence MDKQQEFALRTVEERDVRFIRLWFTDVLGTLKSVAIAPAELEAAFEEGLGFDGSAIEGMTRVSEDDMIVQPDPSTFQILPWRGGPQGTARMFCDILTPDGEPSLGDPRHVLKRTLAKAKDKGFTFYVHPEIEFYLFESQDDWSKTPTPIDEGGYFDHVPRSPGMDFRRATVNMLEQMGISVEYSHHEAGPGQNEIDLRYADALTMADNIMTFRTVVKEISLERGIHASFMPKPLADAPGSGMHTHLSLFEGDSNAFYEAGQEFNMSLTARQFAAGVLYHAAEICAVTDQYVNSYKRLWGGNEAPSYICWGHNNRSALLRIPQYKPGKGNSARMEFRALDPVANPYLAYSVLLAAGLDGIDKQMQLGEPTSDDVWELTDGERQAMGIQPLPRSLDEALKIMEKSDFVADVLGEHAFGYFLDNKHQEWEDYNHQVTPFELKKYLPKL is encoded by the coding sequence ATGGATAAACAGCAGGAGTTTGCGCTGCGCACGGTCGAAGAACGCGACGTGCGCTTTATTCGTCTGTGGTTCACGGACGTGTTGGGAACACTGAAGTCCGTGGCGATTGCTCCGGCCGAACTGGAAGCCGCGTTCGAGGAGGGGCTCGGCTTCGACGGCTCCGCCATCGAGGGCATGACCCGTGTATCCGAGGACGACATGATCGTCCAGCCCGACCCTTCGACGTTCCAGATTCTGCCGTGGCGGGGCGGCCCGCAAGGCACGGCCCGCATGTTCTGCGACATCCTGACCCCGGACGGCGAACCCTCGCTCGGCGATCCCCGGCATGTGCTGAAGCGCACGCTCGCCAAGGCCAAGGACAAGGGCTTCACGTTCTACGTGCATCCGGAAATCGAGTTCTACCTGTTCGAAAGCCAGGACGACTGGTCCAAGACCCCGACCCCGATCGACGAGGGCGGCTACTTCGACCACGTGCCGCGCAGCCCAGGCATGGACTTCCGCCGCGCCACCGTGAACATGCTCGAGCAAATGGGCATCTCGGTGGAATACTCGCACCATGAGGCGGGGCCAGGCCAGAACGAGATCGATCTGCGATACGCGGACGCGCTCACCATGGCCGACAACATCATGACATTCCGTACGGTGGTCAAGGAGATTTCCTTGGAGCGCGGCATCCACGCCAGCTTCATGCCCAAGCCCCTGGCCGACGCGCCCGGTTCCGGCATGCACACGCACCTGAGCCTGTTCGAAGGCGATTCCAACGCCTTCTACGAGGCCGGTCAGGAGTTCAACATGTCCCTGACCGCCCGCCAGTTCGCCGCCGGCGTCCTGTACCATGCGGCCGAAATCTGCGCGGTCACCGACCAGTACGTCAACTCGTACAAGCGCCTGTGGGGCGGCAACGAGGCGCCGAGCTACATCTGCTGGGGCCACAACAACCGTTCCGCGCTGCTGCGTATCCCGCAGTACAAGCCGGGCAAGGGCAACTCCGCGCGCATGGAGTTCCGTGCGCTCGACCCGGTGGCCAACCCATACCTTGCCTACTCGGTGCTGTTGGCCGCCGGTCTCGATGGCATCGATAAGCAGATGCAGTTGGGCGAGCCCACCAGTGATGACGTGTGGGAGCTCACCGACGGCGAACGTCAGGCTATGGGCATTCAGCCGCTGCCGCGCTCGCTGGACGAGGCGCTGAAGATCATGGAGAAATCCGACTTCGTGGCCGACGTGCTTGGCGAACACGCCTTCGGCTACTTCCTGGATAACAAGCACCAGGAGTGGGAGGACTACAATCATCAGGTCACGCCGTTCGAACTGAAGAAGTACCTGCCGAAGCTGTGA
- a CDS encoding ABC transporter permease: protein MTDATAKAAPKAERRRRVLRSGARSSIVVGGAIVLFFVLLAVLAGPLSAITGNDPYAEHPEALGAGSVPAGFGGGISARHWFGVTPLRGVDLFSIVAYGSRISLGIGVVSSVISLVIGVALGLLAGYFPGLVDALISRTMDVFFGFPFLIFAIALSAVVPQSFPRPVLLTLVLGFFGWPGIARLVRGQTLTLSKRNFAVASKVMGASPAHVLWHQILPNLMPLLIVNITLSIPGRIGAEAGLSFLGVGMNPPTPSWGRSISDAVQWALVDPMYLIFPGAALFLLTFGFNLLGDGLSDAIDPRKGVRA, encoded by the coding sequence ATGACGGATGCGACTGCGAAAGCCGCGCCGAAGGCGGAAAGACGGCGGCGCGTTCTCCGTTCCGGCGCTCGCTCATCGATAGTGGTCGGCGGCGCCATCGTGCTGTTCTTCGTGCTGCTGGCGGTGCTGGCCGGGCCGTTGTCGGCCATCACCGGCAACGACCCGTACGCCGAGCATCCCGAGGCCTTGGGTGCCGGGTCGGTGCCGGCCGGATTCGGCGGCGGCATCAGTGCCCGGCACTGGTTCGGCGTCACCCCGCTGCGCGGCGTCGACCTGTTCTCCATCGTGGCGTACGGCTCACGGATCTCGCTGGGCATCGGCGTCGTCTCGTCGGTCATCTCGCTGGTCATCGGCGTGGCGCTCGGGCTGCTGGCCGGCTATTTCCCCGGGTTGGTCGATGCGCTGATCTCGCGCACGATGGACGTCTTCTTCGGCTTCCCGTTCCTGATCTTCGCGATCGCGCTGTCGGCGGTGGTGCCGCAGAGCTTCCCGAGGCCGGTGCTGCTGACGCTAGTGCTCGGATTCTTCGGATGGCCCGGCATCGCGCGTCTTGTCCGGGGGCAGACGCTGACGCTGAGCAAGCGCAATTTCGCCGTCGCGTCCAAGGTGATGGGCGCCTCGCCTGCCCATGTGCTGTGGCATCAGATCCTGCCGAACCTCATGCCGCTGCTCATCGTCAACATCACGCTGTCGATCCCCGGGCGCATCGGCGCCGAGGCGGGCCTGTCGTTCCTCGGCGTCGGCATGAACCCGCCGACGCCCTCATGGGGCCGGTCCATCTCCGACGCCGTGCAGTGGGCCCTGGTCGACCCGATGTATCTGATCTTCCCGGGCGCCGCCCTGTTCCTGCTGACCTTCGGCTTCAACCTGCTTGGCGATGGCCTGAGCGACGCCATCGACCCGCGCAAGGGGGTGCGTGCATGA
- a CDS encoding ABC transporter substrate-binding protein — MKNNAWRVFAAGACAAVLALSGCGASNDNAATGSASGTTVKGGTLNVLLSSTEMDLDPAKSQGLPTTTNGNIFRRLTAWKITDKGETKVVPDLATDTGKSSDDGKTWTYTLKDGLKFSDGTPITSKDVKYGLERSFADSLTGGLSYHKTLLEGAQGYHGPFDGQELSSIETPNDKTIIFHLNAPFGDWPWVVSLAAFTPVPDGKGPASGYGKLPVASGPYKVESNEAGKQAVFVRNTYWDKKTDPVRTAGPDKIVFKMGQDTSVAAQSIMQGTGEGKNSFLSGFVPAAQLAQAQANPNYKKLLTTSGDGALEYLAINTQHVKNAKIRQALQYAVDKKAYQTASGGEIAGNFATTLITPGIEGREDYDLYKADPTGDVDKAKQLIKESGEQAPTLKLIATSAQAETASSIQTSLKRAGVKVDIQTLNDDVYSDTLTNDKGDYDLAISSWQPDFPSPYANISPLFDSSQIGHGNYNLARYANPKVDELIKKATETIDQTEAGKIWAEADKTIMADAPVVPLIYSKNTFIHGSNVTNFVIGNFPAYPDYTQVSLASAN; from the coding sequence ATGAAGAACAACGCATGGCGCGTATTCGCGGCGGGGGCTTGTGCCGCGGTACTGGCGCTGTCCGGCTGCGGCGCGTCCAACGACAACGCCGCCACCGGCTCGGCGAGCGGCACCACCGTCAAGGGCGGCACGCTGAACGTGCTGCTGTCCAGCACGGAGATGGATCTGGACCCGGCCAAGAGCCAGGGTCTGCCGACCACCACGAACGGCAACATCTTCCGCCGCCTGACCGCGTGGAAGATCACCGACAAGGGCGAGACGAAGGTCGTGCCCGATCTGGCCACCGACACCGGCAAGTCGAGCGACGACGGCAAGACGTGGACGTACACGCTCAAGGACGGGCTCAAGTTCTCCGACGGCACGCCCATCACCTCCAAGGACGTCAAGTACGGGCTGGAGCGTTCCTTCGCCGACTCGCTGACCGGCGGCCTGAGCTACCACAAGACGCTGCTCGAGGGCGCGCAGGGCTACCACGGCCCGTTCGACGGCCAGGAGCTCAGCTCCATCGAGACGCCGAACGACAAGACCATCATCTTCCACCTCAACGCGCCGTTCGGCGACTGGCCGTGGGTCGTCTCGCTCGCCGCGTTCACCCCCGTGCCCGACGGCAAGGGCCCGGCGTCCGGCTACGGCAAGCTGCCGGTGGCCTCCGGCCCGTACAAGGTCGAGTCGAACGAGGCTGGCAAGCAGGCCGTCTTCGTGCGCAACACCTACTGGGACAAGAAGACCGATCCGGTGCGCACCGCGGGCCCAGACAAGATCGTGTTCAAGATGGGACAGGACACCTCGGTGGCCGCCCAGTCGATCATGCAGGGTACCGGTGAGGGCAAGAACTCGTTCCTGTCCGGATTCGTGCCGGCCGCGCAGCTCGCGCAGGCGCAGGCCAACCCGAACTACAAGAAGCTGCTGACCACCAGCGGCGACGGCGCGCTGGAATACCTCGCCATCAACACCCAACACGTGAAGAACGCGAAGATTCGCCAAGCGCTGCAGTACGCGGTCGACAAGAAGGCCTACCAGACGGCTTCCGGCGGCGAGATCGCCGGCAACTTCGCCACCACGCTCATCACGCCCGGCATCGAGGGCCGCGAGGACTACGACCTGTACAAGGCCGATCCGACCGGCGACGTGGACAAGGCCAAGCAGCTGATCAAGGAGTCGGGCGAGCAGGCCCCGACCCTCAAGCTCATCGCCACCTCCGCTCAGGCCGAAACCGCCTCCTCGATCCAGACGAGCCTCAAACGGGCCGGCGTCAAGGTGGACATCCAGACACTCAACGACGATGTGTATTCCGATACGCTGACCAACGACAAGGGCGACTACGATCTGGCCATCAGCTCGTGGCAGCCCGACTTCCCGTCGCCCTACGCCAACATCTCCCCGCTGTTCGACTCCTCGCAGATCGGCCACGGCAACTACAACCTGGCCCGTTACGCGAACCCGAAGGTCGACGAGCTGATCAAGAAGGCCACCGAGACCATCGATCAGACCGAGGCCGGCAAGATCTGGGCCGAGGCCGACAAGACGATCATGGCCGACGCGCCGGTCGTGCCGCTGATCTATTCGAAGAACACGTTCATCCACGGATCGAACGTGACCAACTTCGTCATCGGCAACTTCCCGGCGTACCCGGACTACACGCAGGTCTCGCTCGCCAGCGCGAACTGA
- a CDS encoding dipeptide ABC transporter ATP-binding protein, with protein MSEPRAIVTVDGLAVSFDEREVTHGVSLRLFPGRITALVGESGSGKSVTAMALPRLDPSVASVKGHAYLDDALVDDGPDSGPGGDGKDAAGRGIDLLAADAPLQRIRGEYIGTVFQEPSTAFNPVFTLGVQVAESLKYHQKQLSAAERKAKVLEQLREVGLDDAERVWSSYPHELSGGQLQRVMIAMAIINRPKVLIADEPTTALDVTTQKAILALISSLAVDLDLAVLLITHDMGVVWQAAQDVYVMHNGVIVEQGSVAQVFRHPSDDYTRMLLDAVPRLRIDEHAADGEHAAGGERITESDAPGGGRRITQVNDVAVSYKAGSFAVKDISFDLVAGRTRALVGESGAGKTTIAKVISGQLAPTSGTVLIEGEDLAKAHGRRKREILKHMGYVFQDSGSALNPRKSVAWSIGEPMLVQGGLSETDRRKRVLELLDQVELPADVAGRFPHQLSGGQRQRVGIARALALNPSLLIADEPTSSLDVTVQRKVLDLLRRLQREHGFACLFITHDLGIVQEVSDVITVLRHGRVVESGETGRVLNHPKAEYTRTLLDASPKIDL; from the coding sequence ATGAGTGAACCACGCGCGATCGTGACCGTGGACGGTCTGGCCGTCAGCTTCGACGAGCGGGAGGTGACCCACGGCGTCAGCCTCAGGCTGTTCCCGGGGCGCATCACCGCTCTGGTCGGCGAATCCGGCTCCGGCAAGTCGGTGACGGCGATGGCACTGCCCCGTCTCGATCCGTCGGTGGCCAGCGTGAAGGGCCACGCGTACCTTGACGACGCCCTTGTGGACGACGGGCCGGACTCCGGTCCGGGCGGCGACGGCAAGGACGCCGCCGGCCGCGGCATCGATCTGCTGGCCGCCGACGCGCCGCTGCAACGCATCCGCGGCGAATACATCGGCACGGTGTTCCAGGAACCGTCCACCGCGTTCAATCCGGTGTTCACGCTCGGCGTACAGGTCGCGGAATCGCTCAAATACCACCAGAAGCAGCTCAGCGCCGCCGAGCGCAAGGCCAAGGTGCTCGAACAGCTGCGCGAGGTCGGGCTCGACGACGCCGAACGCGTGTGGTCGTCGTACCCGCATGAGCTGTCGGGCGGCCAGCTGCAGCGCGTGATGATCGCCATGGCGATCATCAACCGACCCAAGGTACTCATCGCCGACGAGCCGACCACCGCGCTCGACGTGACCACGCAGAAGGCGATTCTCGCCCTGATCTCCTCGCTGGCGGTCGACCTCGATCTGGCCGTGCTGCTCATCACCCACGACATGGGCGTGGTGTGGCAGGCCGCGCAGGACGTGTACGTGATGCACAACGGCGTGATCGTCGAGCAGGGGAGCGTCGCGCAGGTCTTCCGCCACCCGTCCGACGACTACACGCGGATGCTGCTCGACGCCGTGCCGCGCCTGCGCATCGACGAGCATGCGGCAGACGGCGAACATGCGGCCGGCGGCGAACGCATCACGGAAAGCGACGCGCCCGGCGGCGGCAGGCGCATCACGCAGGTGAACGACGTGGCCGTGTCGTACAAGGCCGGCAGCTTCGCCGTCAAGGACATCTCGTTCGATTTGGTGGCCGGCAGGACCCGCGCGCTGGTGGGCGAATCGGGAGCCGGCAAGACCACGATCGCCAAGGTGATCTCCGGCCAGCTCGCGCCAACCTCGGGCACGGTGCTCATCGAGGGGGAGGATCTCGCCAAGGCGCATGGCAGGCGCAAGCGCGAGATCCTGAAGCATATGGGCTATGTGTTCCAGGACAGCGGATCGGCGCTCAACCCGCGCAAGTCCGTGGCATGGAGCATCGGCGAGCCGATGCTCGTGCAGGGCGGGCTCAGCGAGACGGACCGGCGCAAGCGCGTCCTTGAATTGCTCGATCAGGTGGAGCTGCCCGCCGATGTGGCCGGCCGGTTCCCGCACCAGCTGTCGGGCGGCCAGCGCCAGCGCGTCGGCATCGCGCGCGCCTTGGCGCTCAACCCGTCGCTGCTCATCGCCGACGAGCCGACGTCGTCGCTGGACGTGACCGTGCAGCGCAAGGTGCTCGACCTGCTGCGCCGGCTGCAGCGCGAGCACGGTTTCGCATGCCTGTTCATCACCCATGACCTGGGCATCGTGCAGGAGGTGTCCGACGTGATCACGGTGCTGCGCCACGGGCGCGTCGTGGAGAGCGGGGAGACCGGCCGTGTGCTCAACCATCCCAAGGCCGAGTACACGCGTACCCTGCTCGACGCCTCCCCGAAGATCGACCTGTGA
- a CDS encoding MFS transporter has product MNAPMDGAGAGRFFNPQVAVLVTVTFMLGMSEFVVVGILPDIASGLRVSEVTAGNLVALFAFVYAPCTPLGSALSARFPRFATYMALMGVFLAGNVLCVLAPNYPVLLVARLLIASVSGTLVAVSMTFAPDVTEDRYRTKFIAWVFSGFSIASVVGVPVGTWVAAAFGWRASFALISILTAMLMALMAVVLPRNSHPARIGFLRQFRLFFDRRIQLGVADVVFGAAASYVFYTYLTPIMRDEIGVPEHMISIGLVIYGCACLWSNLYGGTLADKGHGVEPLTHMRPVYGAQAVCLCLLAFASLVPVAGALLLVALGMFMYLQNASSQVLYMDVAYQSHPGSVNLAASLNSMSFNIGIAIGSAVGGMVNDALGLAWLGPFGAIFALLAVGTTTLLRPYVSPVGE; this is encoded by the coding sequence ATGAACGCACCGATGGACGGAGCAGGTGCCGGTCGTTTCTTCAACCCGCAGGTCGCCGTCCTGGTGACCGTCACCTTCATGCTGGGCATGAGCGAATTCGTGGTGGTCGGCATCCTTCCCGACATCGCCTCCGGCCTTCGGGTCTCCGAGGTGACCGCGGGCAATCTGGTGGCCCTCTTCGCGTTCGTGTACGCGCCCTGCACGCCGCTCGGCTCCGCCCTGTCGGCGCGGTTCCCCCGCTTCGCCACCTATATGGCGCTGATGGGCGTGTTCCTGGCGGGCAATGTCCTGTGCGTCCTCGCGCCGAACTATCCGGTGCTGCTGGTCGCCCGGCTGCTCATCGCGTCGGTGTCCGGCACGCTGGTGGCCGTTTCCATGACCTTCGCGCCCGACGTGACCGAGGACAGATACCGCACCAAGTTCATCGCCTGGGTGTTTTCGGGATTCTCCATCGCCTCCGTGGTCGGTGTGCCGGTTGGCACCTGGGTTGCCGCCGCCTTCGGCTGGCGGGCCTCCTTCGCCCTGATTTCGATCCTCACCGCCATGCTGATGGCGCTGATGGCCGTGGTGCTGCCGCGTAATTCCCACCCGGCGCGAATCGGGTTCCTCCGGCAGTTCCGCCTGTTCTTCGACCGTCGCATCCAGCTTGGCGTGGCGGACGTGGTGTTCGGTGCGGCCGCATCCTATGTCTTCTACACCTATCTGACGCCTATCATGCGCGACGAGATCGGTGTGCCCGAGCACATGATCAGCATCGGCCTGGTGATATACGGTTGCGCCTGCCTGTGGAGCAACCTGTACGGCGGCACGTTGGCCGACAAGGGACATGGCGTGGAGCCGTTGACCCACATGCGCCCGGTCTACGGCGCTCAGGCCGTCTGCCTGTGCCTACTGGCGTTCGCGTCGCTGGTGCCGGTCGCCGGAGCTCTGCTGCTGGTGGCGCTCGGCATGTTCATGTACCTGCAGAACGCCTCCTCCCAGGTGCTGTACATGGACGTGGCGTACCAGTCCCACCCCGGTTCGGTGAATCTGGCCGCTTCCCTGAATTCCATGTCGTTCAACATCGGCATCGCCATCGGCTCCGCGGTCGGAGGCATGGTCAACGACGCCCTTGGTCTGGCTTGGCTTGGTCCGTTCGGCGCGATATTCGCGCTGCTCGCGGTCGGCACCACGACCCTGCTGCGTCCGTACGTCAGCCCGGTCGGGGAATGA
- a CDS encoding ABC transporter permease, whose product MRILQYIGKRVASSIVVILLITLALFLIFFLLPTNPAQLSCGKPCTPEQLQRVSAFMGTDKPWYEQMGNYVAGIFVGRTFGSGGGAVVCSAPCLGYSFRLNESVSQLILDRFPITASIAVGAAVLWLVIGVATGVWAALKRDTLIDRTLLGLSIVGVSAPSYLIGLLTVIAFSLVLQIFPSGGYVNFHDDPVGWFTHLLLPWLVLAVLSAAGYTRVTRTQMIGELSQDYIRTARSKGVPESVIVFKHALRNALLPVMTMFGLDLGGLLGGAVLTEKVFSMQGLGSLLLDSVSNLDLQVLVGATIFAAVLVIVANLIVDICYSLLDPRVALGTK is encoded by the coding sequence ATGAGAATCCTGCAATACATCGGCAAGCGCGTGGCGAGCTCGATCGTCGTCATCCTGCTCATCACGCTGGCGCTGTTCCTGATCTTCTTCCTGCTGCCGACCAATCCGGCGCAGCTGTCGTGCGGCAAGCCGTGCACGCCCGAGCAGCTGCAGCGGGTCTCCGCCTTCATGGGCACCGACAAGCCGTGGTACGAGCAGATGGGCAATTACGTGGCGGGCATCTTCGTCGGGCGCACCTTCGGCAGCGGCGGCGGCGCCGTGGTCTGCTCGGCGCCATGCCTCGGGTATTCGTTCCGTCTCAACGAATCGGTGAGCCAGCTGATCCTCGACCGCTTCCCGATCACCGCGTCGATCGCGGTCGGCGCGGCCGTGCTGTGGCTGGTCATCGGCGTGGCGACCGGCGTGTGGGCGGCCCTCAAGCGCGATACGCTGATCGACCGCACGCTGCTCGGGCTGTCGATCGTGGGCGTTTCGGCACCGTCATACCTGATCGGCCTGCTGACGGTGATCGCCTTTTCGCTGGTGCTGCAGATATTCCCCAGCGGCGGGTACGTGAACTTCCACGACGACCCTGTCGGCTGGTTCACGCATCTGCTGCTGCCGTGGCTGGTGCTGGCCGTGCTCAGCGCCGCCGGCTACACCAGGGTCACCCGCACGCAGATGATCGGCGAGCTGAGCCAGGACTATATCCGCACCGCCCGCTCCAAGGGCGTGCCCGAATCGGTGATCGTCTTCAAGCACGCGCTGCGCAACGCGCTGCTGCCCGTGATGACCATGTTCGGCCTCGATCTGGGCGGGCTGCTCGGCGGCGCGGTGCTCACCGAGAAGGTGTTCTCGATGCAGGGGCTCGGCTCGCTGCTGCTCGATTCCGTGTCGAACCTCGACCTGCAGGTGCTGGTCGGCGCGACGATATTCGCCGCCGTACTGGTCATCGTCGCCAACCTGATCGTGGACATCTGCTACAGCCTGCTCGACCCCAGGGTCGCGCTCGGCACGAAGTAG